From a single Falco naumanni isolate bFalNau1 chromosome 17, bFalNau1.pat, whole genome shotgun sequence genomic region:
- the BCAS2 gene encoding pre-mRNA-splicing factor SPF27 produces the protein MAGPGLVAGDVVVDALPYFDQGYEAPGVREAAAALVEEETRRYRPTKNYLSYLPAHDYSAFETEIMRNEFERLAARQPLELLSMKRYELPAPSSGQKNDITAWQECVNNSMAQLEHQAVRIENLELMSQHGCNAWKVYNEHLVHMIEQAQKELQKLRKNIQDLNWQRKNMQLTAGAKLREMESTWVSLVSKNYEIERTIVQLENEISQIKQQHGEANKENIQQDFQ, from the exons ATGGCGGGCCCGGGGCTGGTGGCCGGGGACGTGGTGGTGGACGCGCTGCCCTACTTCGACCAGGGCTACGAGGCGCCGGGCGTCCGTGAGGCG GCCGCGGCGCTGGTGGAAGAGGAGACGCGGCGGTACCGGCCGACGAAGAACTACCTCAGCTACCTGCCGGCGCACGACTACAGCGCCTTCGAG ACCGAGATCATGCGCAACGAGTTCGAACGCCTGGCGGCCCGGCAGCCCTTGGAGCTGCTGAGCATGAAGAG GTACGAGCTGCCGGCCCCCTCCTCTGGCCAGAAGAACGATATCACGGCGTGGCAGGAGTGCGTGAACAACTCCATGGCGCAGCTGGAGCACCAGGCCGTCCGCATCGAGAACCTGGAGTTAATGTCGCAGCACGGTTGTAACGCTTGGAAGGTGTACAACGA ACATCTGGTTCATATGATAGAACAAGCCCAGAAAGAGCTTCAGAAATTGAG aaaaAACATTCAAGATCTGAACTGGCAACGAAAGAACATGCAACTCACAGCTGGGGCTAAACTACGAGAAATGGAATCTAC aTGGGTTTCTCTTGTCAGTAAAAACTATGAGATTGAACGAACTATTGTGCAgctagaaaatgaaatttcacaaATCAAACAGCAGCATGGGGAAGCAAACAAGGAGAATATCCAGCAAGACTTCCAGTGA